Proteins encoded by one window of Salvia splendens isolate huo1 chromosome 5, SspV2, whole genome shotgun sequence:
- the LOC121803911 gene encoding protein FAR1-RELATED SEQUENCE 5-like — protein MHPPLSEEPLLWCLLLEEGVMAMVVDIFSHYVVGHVIPICKAELRPYEGQKISSLEEGIFFYEKYAQEACFDFRRFGNRSSGGVITFQYIVGNRQGFHTVDPLDVDVIISDDVNVSDDDEETSKKKHRRGTKRCGCGAMISFKFFSNCGVKYYLVHQFIEEHNHAMVDKDHKRFMKGNRSMNDVHHKFVEDCTKANIGPTSIFNLLKEFFGGYDVVGCTLNDVRNCSRDIKEKLKEVDLVSLFWSDAESRKHYHMFGDVVAFDTTYSTNRYRMVFGPFTGKDNHGCPIAFGAGFVSSENCDAFSWLFTVFVECMGVAPRIIITDQDWGMRLAIEKVLSESENSFFKRYSKPLFNFADFTLQYNNAIDAQRNQTERLDYYDSVISPKYAIDLAFEKQLASVYTDRIIRVVQELIYEADKSCQMISIHLFFVLRNKDFNNIPEKYVGNRWLKSELLKAVHGLTSDESAYGKGSNEDDKLQIGNRCHGRYFGLYQRAFKNKNHLIAFDNLLAGIAPQIFTDDTTGSSSVDKNDSIKNIYGIVVPEEITARAPDVVSTKGGASDKKSRIKSSIEKAIEKESKLHRRCGKCHKVTDHNARSCGRK, from the exons ATGCACCCTCCCCTGTCTGAAGAACCCTTGTTGTGGTGTTTGTTGTTGGAGGAAGGGGTTATGGCTATG GTTGTTGACATATTTTCCCATTATGTAGTAGGACATGTTATTCCAATTTGCAAGGCTGAGTTGAGGCCTTACGAAGGTCAAAAAATTTCTTCACTTGAGGAGGgaattttcttttatgaaaaGTATGCTCAAGAGGCTTGTTTTGATTTTCGAAGATTTGGAAATAGGTCTAGTGGTGGTGTTATTACTTTTCAGTATATTGTCGGCAACAGACAAGGTTTTCATACAGTTGATCCGTTGGATGTCGATGTAATTATATCTGACGATGTGAACGTGTCAGATGACGATGAAGAAACTTCAAAGAAGAAACACAGACGTGGCACAAAACGGTGTGGATGTGGAGCAATGATCAGTTTCAAGTTTTTTTCTAATTGTGGTGTTAAATATTATCTTGTGCATCAATTCATTGAGGAACACAATCATGCTATGGTTGACAAAGATCATAAGCGATTTATGAAAGGAAATCGCAGTATGAATGATGTTCATCACAAGTTTGTTGAAGATTGCACCAAAGCTAACATCGGTCCTACTTCAATTTTCAACTTATTAAAGGAGTTTTTtggtggttatgatgttgttgGGTGTACGTTGAATGATGTTAGGaattgttctcgtgatattaaaGAGAAACTGAAAGAAGTGGAT TTAGTGAGCTTATTTTGGTCTGATGCTGAGTCTCGGAAACATTACCATATGTTTGGAGATGTTGTAGCATTTGATACAACATATTCGACAAACAG GTATCGTATGGTGTTTGGTCCATTTACTGGGAAAGACAATCACGGGTGTCCTATTGCATTTGGAGCTGGTTTCGTATCCAGTGAGAATTGTGATGCATTCTCATGGCTTTTTACTGTGTTTGTTGAATGCATGGGTGTTGCTCCAAGGATCATAATCACAGACCAAGATTGGGGAATGAGGCTTGCAATTGAGAAGGTATTATCTG AATCTGAAAATAGTTTTTTTAAGAGGTACTCGAAACCGTTGTTTAATTTTGCTGACTTCACTCTTCAGTATAACAATGCCATTGATGCTCAAAGGAATCAAACTGAAAGGCTTGACTATTATGATTCTGTAATCTCTCCAAAATATGCCATTGATTTAGCATTTGAGAAACAATTGGCATCTGTATACACGGATAGGATAATTAGAGTGGTACAAGAATTGATTTATGAGGCTGATAAGAGTTGTCAGATGATTAGCAT CCACCTTTTCTTCGTCCTCAGAAACAAAGATTTCAACAATATTCCAGAGAAGTATGTTGGTAACCGGTGGCTGAAAAGTGAATTATTGAAGGCCGTTCATGGTCTCACAAGTGATGAAAGTGCGTATGGCAAAG GTTCTAACGAAGATGACAAGCTACAGATTGGTAACAGGTGTCATGGACGTTACTTTGGTCTATATCAACGCgcttttaagaataaaaatcaTCTGATTGCATTTGATAATTTGCTTGCGGGTATTGCTCCTCAAATTTTTACTGATGACACTACTGGATCTTCATCAGTTGATAAAAATGATTCCATCAAGAATATATATGGTATTGTTGTACCTGAAGAAATAACTGCACGTGCTCCAGATGTGGTTAGTACAAAGGGAGGTGCAAGTGACAAGAAAAGCAGGATTAAGTCGAGCATAGAGAAAGCAATTGAAAAAGAAAGTAAACTTCATAGGCGTTGTGGAAAGTGTCATAAAGTGACTGATCATAATGCCAGGAGTTGTGGCAGAAAGTAG